GGCCCGGACGGTGAGGAGTATGTGCAGGCTGCCGTCGGGACGGGACCCGTGGACGCGGCCTACGCTGCCATCGACCAGATCGTCCGGGTTCCCAACAGGCTGCTTGAATTTTCCGTGCAGGCTGTGACTGAGGGGATCGATGCGCAGGGTGAAGTAACCGTCCGCATCCAGGCGCAGGACGGCGATCATTCAACCCATGCGCAGTGCGACGAAGAACATCAGCGTACCTACGGCGGTTACGGTGCGGATACGGACATTATCGTCGCCAGCGTTAAAGCCTACATGGCGGCGTTGAACAAGCTGTTGAGCGTGCAGGGCGACGAGACGAAGGAACCCAAACCCGCACCTTTGGGCGCTGTGGAGTAAAGATAGGCAATGACGAATTCCAAGACACTTTTCGACAAGGTCTGGGACGCCCATGTCGTCGAACAGGAACTGGGCTATCCGGCCGTGCTGTACGTCGACCGGCATCTGGTGCACGAAGTCACCTCGCCGCAAGCGTTCAGCGCGTTGCGGGCGCGCGGTCTCCAGGTCCGTCGTGCGGACATGACGTTCGCCACGATGGATCATTCCACCCCGACCTTGCCATTGAACCAGATCGAATTCGAGCCGCAGGCGAAGGCACAGCTCGATTTGCTCGAGGACAACACACGTCGCTTCGGGATCACACTTTTTCCCATGGGCACGGAACGCAACGGCATCGTGCACGTGATCGGTCCGGAATTGGGACTGATCCATCCCGGCATGACCGTCGTCTGCGGCGACAGCCATACAGCGACTCACGGCGCCTTTGGCGCCCTGGCGTTCGGTATCGGCACCAGCGAGGTGAGCCACGTGCTGGCCACGCAGTGTCTGCTGCAGTACAAACCGAACACCCTGGAGGTCCGTTTCGAAGGTACGTTGGGTCCGGGGGTTACGGCCAAGGACCTCATCCTGGGCTTGATCTCCCGGATCGGCGTGGAAGGCGGCACGGGCAACGTGATCGAGTACACCGGCGAGGCGATCCGCCGGCTGGACATGCAGGGCCGTATGACGGTTTGCAACATGAGTATCGAGGCGGGCGCGCGTGCGGGGATGATTGCGCCGGACGACGCCACGTTCGAATATCTCGCCGGGCGGGAACATGCGCCCAAAGGCGAAGATTGGGATCGTGCGCTGGAGCACTGGCGCAAGCTGCCGTCGGATCCGCAAGCGACGTACGATAAATCGATCACGATCGACGTTTCCGGTCTGGAGCCGATGATCACCTACGGCACCCATCCGGGCATGGGCATTCCCATCAGCGCACCGATTCCCGATCCAAACCGATTTGGCGATGCAAGCGAACGTGCTGCTGTGGAGAAGGCGCTGGCGTACATGGATTTGCAGCCGGGCGCGCCGATCTTGGGCCAGAAAATCGACGTGGTTTTCGTCGGCTCCTGCACCAATTCCCGTTTGCCGGATTTACGCATGGCCGCATCGCTGCTTGAAGGCCGCAAGGTGGCCGAGGGGGTGAGAATGCTCGTGGTTCCGGGTTCGCATCACATCCGCCAGCAGGCCGAAGCCGAAGGCCTGGATCGGATTTTCACCCAGGCCGGTGCGGAGTGGCGTCTTCCCGGCTGTTCGATGTGCATCGCCATGAACGGGGACCAGCTCGAGCCCGGTCAATACGCCGTCAGCACCAGCAACCGCAATTTCGAGGGTCGGCAGGGCAAGGGCGGCCGTACTTTCCTCGCTTCTCCGCTCACCGCGGCCGCTGCGGCGGTGATGGGCTGCGTAAGCGATCCGCGTCCGTTGATGGCTGGGAGGGAGTTAATCGATGCCTGAATTCACGCGTCTGACCTCCCGGATGGCGTACATGCCCCAGGAAAACATCGATACGGACCAGATCATACCGGCCCGTTATCTCAAACTCACTGACCGAGAGGGCTTTGGCAAACATCTCTTTGCCGATTGGCGCTATTTGCCGGACGGGTCGCCCAATCCGACGTTCTTACTCAATCAACTGCAGCCCGGACAGACGAACGTGCTCCTTGCAGGTGATAACTTCGGATGCGGCTCATCCCGCGAACACGCGCCCTGGGCGTTGTATGACTGGGGCTTCCGGGCAGTGATCTCGACGTCTTTTGCCGACATCTTCAAAAATA
This genomic stretch from Anaerolineales bacterium harbors:
- the leuD gene encoding 3-isopropylmalate dehydratase small subunit; translated protein: MPEFTRLTSRMAYMPQENIDTDQIIPARYLKLTDREGFGKHLFADWRYLPDGSPNPTFLLNQLQPGQTNVLLAGDNFGCGSSREHAPWALYDWGFRAVISTSFADIFKNNALKNGLLPIPVEAGDYQKLVALITAEPHAEISIDLTEQTITLPDGSKIDFPIDHFSKHCLLEGIDSLDYLLSMSEPIERYEAKHDETYAG
- the leuC gene encoding 3-isopropylmalate dehydratase large subunit encodes the protein MTNSKTLFDKVWDAHVVEQELGYPAVLYVDRHLVHEVTSPQAFSALRARGLQVRRADMTFATMDHSTPTLPLNQIEFEPQAKAQLDLLEDNTRRFGITLFPMGTERNGIVHVIGPELGLIHPGMTVVCGDSHTATHGAFGALAFGIGTSEVSHVLATQCLLQYKPNTLEVRFEGTLGPGVTAKDLILGLISRIGVEGGTGNVIEYTGEAIRRLDMQGRMTVCNMSIEAGARAGMIAPDDATFEYLAGREHAPKGEDWDRALEHWRKLPSDPQATYDKSITIDVSGLEPMITYGTHPGMGIPISAPIPDPNRFGDASERAAVEKALAYMDLQPGAPILGQKIDVVFVGSCTNSRLPDLRMAASLLEGRKVAEGVRMLVVPGSHHIRQQAEAEGLDRIFTQAGAEWRLPGCSMCIAMNGDQLEPGQYAVSTSNRNFEGRQGKGGRTFLASPLTAAAAAVMGCVSDPRPLMAGRELIDA